Proteins encoded within one genomic window of Glycine soja cultivar W05 chromosome 1, ASM419377v2, whole genome shotgun sequence:
- the LOC114419518 gene encoding aspartyl protease family protein 1-like → MACHRWLCISLLLLLLLSLASQSCHALHSFGFDIHHRFSDPVKEILGVHDLPDKGTRQYYVAMAHRDRIFRGRRLAAGYHLPLTFIPSNETYQIEAFGFLHFANVSVGTPPLSFLVALDTGSDLFWLPCNCTKCVHGIGLSNGEKIAFNIYDLKGSSTSQPVLCNSSLCELQRQCPSSDTICPYEVNYLSNGTSTTGFLVEDVLHLITDDDKTKDADTRITFGCGQVQTGAFLDGAAPNGLFGLGMSNESVPSILAKEGLTSNSFSMCFGSDGLGRITFGDNSSLVQGKTPFNLRALHPTYNITVTQIIVGEKVDDLEFHAIFDSGTSFTYLNDPAYKQITNSFNSEIKLQRHSTSSSNELPFEYCYELSPNQTVELSINLTMKGGDNYLVTDPIVTVSGEGINLLCLGVLKSNNVNIIGQNFMTGYRIVFDRENMILGWRESNCYDDELSTLPINRSNTPAISPAIAVNPEARSSQSNNPVLSPNLSFKIKPTSAFMMALFVLLAIF, encoded by the exons ATGGCGTGTCACCGTTGGCTCTGTATATCactgttgctgctgctgctgctgagtTTAGCTTCGCAGAGTTGCCACGCTCTCCATTCGTTCGGGTTCGACATTCACCACCGTTTCTCCGATCCCGTGAAAGAGATTCTCGGCGTTCATGATTTACCCGACAAGGGAACTCGACAATACTATGTTGCTATGGCCCACAGAGACCGAATATTCCGGGGCCGGAGACTCGCCGCCGGTTACCACTTGCCTCTCACTTTTATCCCCTCCAACGAGACTTATCAGATTGAAGCCTTTGGATT CTTGCATTTTGCCAATGTTTCTGTTGGGACTCCACCATTATCGTTTCTGGTGGCATTGGATACTGGCAGTGACTTGTTCTGGTTACCTTGCAATTGTACCAAATGTGTGCATGGTATAGGCTTATCAAATGGAGAG AAAATTGCTTTTAATATCTATGATCTTAAAGGATCATCCACAAGCCAACCCGTTTTGTGCAATAGCAGCTTATGTGAGCTACAGAGACAATGCCCTTCATCTGATACCATCTGTCCATATGAAGTAAACTATCTATCGAATGGTACTTCAACTACTGGATTCCTGGTGGAAGATGTGTTGCACTTAATTACAGATGACGATAAAACAAAAGATGCCGACACACGAATTACTTTTGG TTGTGGCCAAGTTCAGACTGGTGCATTTTTGGATGGGGCAGCTCCAAATGGTCTGTTTGGACTAGGAATGAGCAATGAATCTGTCCCAAGTATCCTAGCCAAAGAAGGGCTCACTTCGAATTCCTTTTCAATGTGTTTTGGATCTGATGGTCTTGGAAGAATCACATTTGGGGATAATAGTAGCTTGGTCCAAGGAAAGACACCATTCAACCTCAGGGCATTGCA TCCTACTTATAACATCACCGTTACCCAAATTATTGTGGGAGAAAAAGTTGATGATCTCGAGTTTCATGCAATATTTGACTCTGGTACCTCGTTCACATACCTAAACGACCCAGCTTATAAGCAGATTACTAACAGT TTTAATTCAGAAATTAAACTACAACGGCATTCAACTTCTAGTTCTAATGAGCTCCCCTTTGAGTACTGTTATGAATTAAG TCCAAACCAGACTGTTGAACTTTCCATTAATCTGACTATGAAAGGTGGAGACAATTATCTTGTCACGGACCCTATAGTAACGGTCAGTGGTGAG GGTATTAACTTACTTTGTTTGGGAGTCCTGAAAAGCAACAACGTGAATATCATAGGAC AAAATTTCATGACTGGTTACCGTATAGTCTTTGACCGTGAGAACATGATTCTTGGTTGGAGGGAATCTAACT GTTATGATGATGAACTCTCTACTTTACCTATTAACCGATCAAATACACCTGCTATTTCTCCTGCCATAGCTGTGAATCCTGAAGCAAGATCAAGCCAGTCTAATAATCCTGTGCTGTCACCTAATCTCTCATTTAAGATAAAACCTACTTCTGCGTTTATGATGGCCCTTTTTGTGCTTTTGGCCATATTTTGA
- the LOC114419499 gene encoding aconitate hydratase 1 gives MATENPFNSILRTLEKPGGAGEFGKYFSLPALNDPRIDRLPYSVRILLESAIRNCDEFQVKSNDIEKIIDWENTSPKLVEIPFKPARVLLQDFTGVPAVVDLACMRDAMNKLGGDSNKINPLVPVDLVIDHSVQVDVARSENAVQANMELEFQRNKERFGFLKWGSNAFNNMLVVPPGSGIVHQVNLEYLGRVVFNTNGVLYPDSVVGTDSHTTMIDGLGVAGWGVGGIEAEAAMLGQPMSMVLPGVVGFKLLGKLRDGVTATDLVLTVTQMLRKHGVVGKFVEFYGEGMSELSLADRATIANMSPEYGATMGFFPVDHVTLQYLRLTGRSDETVSMIESYLRANKMFVDYSEPQVERVYSSYLELNLEDVEPCVSGPKRPHDRVPLREMKVDWHACLNNKVGFKGFAVSKESQNKVAEFTFQGTPAHLRHGDVVIAAITSCTNTSNPSVMLGAALVAKKACELGLQVKPWIKTSLAPGSGVVTKYLQRSGLQKYLNELGFNIVGYGCTTCIGNSGDINEAVASAITENDIVAAAVLSGNRNFEGRVHPLTRANYLASPPLVVAYALAGTVDIDFDTEPIGIGKDGTEIFFKDIWPSSEEIANVVQSSVLPDMFRDTYNAITQGNPMWNNLSVPTGTLYAWDPTSTYIHEPPYFRDMSMSPPGSHGVKDAYCLLNFGDSITTDHISPAGSIHKDSPAARYLIERGVDRRDFNSYGSRRGNDEVMARGTFANIRIVNKFLNGEVGPKTIHIPSGEKLSVFDVAEKYKSEGHDMIILAGAEYGSGSSRDWAAKGPMLLGVKAVIAKSFERIHRSNLVGMGIIPLCFKPGEDADSLGLTGQERYTIDLPSNVNEIRPGQDVTVVTDTGKSFVSTLRFDTEVELAYFNHGGILQYVIRNLINAKH, from the exons ATGG CGACTGAGAACCCTTTCAATAGCATTTTGAGGACGCTCGAGAAGCCCGGCGGCGCTGGCGAGTTTGGAAAGTACTTTAGCTTGCCCGCTCTCAACGATCCTAGAATCG ATAGACTTCCTTACTCTGTGAGGATACTTTTGGAATCTGCAATCCGTAACTGTGATGAGTTTCAAGTTAAGAGTAACgacattgaaaaaattattgattggGAGAATACCTCTCCCAAGCTGGTGGAGATTCCATTCAAGCCAGCTAGAGTGCTTCTGCAG GACTTTACTGGGGTGCCTGCTGTGGTTGATCTTGCTTGCATGCGAGATGCAATGAACAAACTTGGTGGtgattctaataaaattaaccCCTTG GTACCAGTTGATCTTGTCATTGATCACTCTGTTCAAGTTGATGTGGCAAGATCAGAAAATGCTGTCCAGGCAAATATGGAACTTGAATTTCAAAGAAACAAGGAAAGATTTGGTTTCCTCAAATGGGGTTCTAATGCATTCAATAATATGCTTGTCGTTCCTCCTGGATCAGGGATAGTTCATCAG GTTAATTTAGAATACCTTGGTAGAGTTGTGTTCAACACAAATGGTGTGCTTTATCCAGACAGCGTTGTCGGAACTGATTCACACACTACTATGATAGATGGCCTGGGTGTTGCTGGATGGGGAGTTGGTGGAATAGAAGCAGAAGCTGCAATGCTTGGCCAG CCCATGAGCATGGTCCTACCGGGTGTTGTTGGGTTCAAATTATTAGGCAAACTACGAGATGGTGTCACAGCTACTGACTTGGTGTTGACTGTTACTCAAATGCTAAGAAAGCATGGGGTTGTTGGCAAGTTTGTAGAGTTTTATG GGGAAGGCATGAGTGAACTGTCTTTGGCAGATCGTGCCACTATAGCAAACATGTCTCCTGAGTATGGTGCAACCATGGGCTTCTTTCCTGTGGATCATGTCACTTTGCAATATTTGAGACTGACTGGCAGAAGTGATGAGACT GTTTCTATGATAGAATCCTATTTACGAGCAAATAAGATGTTTGTGGATTACAGCGAG CCCCAAGTGGAGAGAGTGTACTCATCCTATTTGGAACTCAATCTTGAGGATGTAGAGCCCTGTGTCTCAGGTCCAAAAAG GCCTCACGACCGTGTCCCTTTGAGAGAAATGAAGGTAGACTGGCATGCCTGCCTCAACAATAAAGTTGGATTTAAG GGTTTTGCTGTATCAAAAGAATCTCAGAATAAGGTTGCAGAGTTCACATTCCAAGGGACACCAGCACATCTTAGGCATGGTGATGTTGTTATAGCTGCTATCACCAGTTGTACAAATACTTCAAATCCTAGCGTAATGCTTGGAGCTGCATTGGTTGCAAAGAAAGCATGTGAATTGGGATTGCAG GTGAAGCCATGGATTAAAACAAGTCTTGCCCCAGGTTCTGGTGTTGTAACTAAGTATTTGCAGAGGAG TGGCTTGCAGAAGTATTTGAATGAGCTAGGGTTTAATATAGTTGGGTATGGATGCACCACATGCATTGGAAATTCAGGGGATATTAATGAAGCTGTTGCATCTGCGATTACCGAAAATG ATATAGTAGCTGCAGCTGTATTGTCTGGAAATAGGAACTTTGAGGGCCGAGTTCACCCATTAACAAGAGCTAATTATCTTGCTTCTCCTCCTCTTGTTGTTGCCTATGCCCTTGCTGGCACA GTGGACATTGACTTTGACACTGAACCCATTGGGATAGGGAAGGATGGAACAGAGATCTTCTTCAAGGATATTTGGCCATCCAGTGAAGAAATAGCAAAT GTTGTACAATCAAGTGTGCTGCCTGATATGTTTAGGGACACATATAATGCAATCACCCAAGGGAATCCCATGTGGAATAATTTATCTGTTCCAACGGGCACTCTTTATGCTTGGGACCCTACATCGACTTATATTCATGAGCCACCTTATTTTAGAGATATGAGCATGTCTCCCCCAGGCTCTCATGGAGTGAAGGATGCTTACTGTTTGCTCAACTTTGGAGACAGTATCACAACTGACCACATCTCTCCAGCTGGCAGCATACATAAGGACAGTCCTGCGGCCAGATACCTTATAGAACGTGGGGTTGATAGACGGGACTTCAACTCCTATGGAAGTCGCCGTGGTAATGATGAGGTGATGGCCCGAGGAACGTTTGCCAATATTCGCATTGTCAACAAATTTTTGAATGGAGAAGTTGGACCTAAAACTATTCATATTCCTTCTGGGGAGAAGTTGTCAGTCTTTGACGTTGCAGAG AAATACAAGAGTGAAGGGCATGATATGATTATCTTGGCTGGTgctgagtatgggagtggaagCTCTCGTGATTGGGCTGCAAAGGGGCCAATGCTACTG GGCGTGAAAGCTGTCATAGCAAAAAGTTTTGAAAGGATTCACCGAAGTAATTTGGTGGGAATGGGTATCATTCCTTTGTGTTTTAAGCCCGGGGAGGATGCTGATTCTCTTGGATTAACTGGTCAAGAACGTTACACCATTGATCTACCAAGCAATGTGAATGAAATACGACCCGGTCAAGATGTCACAGTGGTGACAGACACCGGGAAATCATTTGTATCTACATTGAGATTTGATACTGAg GTTGAACTAGCTTACTTCAACCATGGAGGTATCTTACAATATGTCATCAGAAACTTGATCAATGCTAAACATTGA
- the LOC114419508 gene encoding NEP1-interacting protein 1-like gives MDFAPNPCPLRSSSFVNLVERIKQLGTLAVSAVIGNIFSAILTFCFALVGTLLGALTGALIGQETESGFIRGAAVGAISGAVFSIEVFESSLVLWQSDESGIGCVLYLIDVIVSLLSGRLVRERIGPAMFSAVQSQMGAVETSFDEVQNIFDTGGSKGLSGDLVDKIPKIKITTDNNVDASGDRVSCSVCLQDFMLGETVRSLPHCHHMFHLPCIDKWLFRHGSCPLCRRDL, from the exons ATGGATTTTGCGCCGAATCCGTGCCCTTTGCGTTCTTCTTCGTTCGTGAATCTCGTTGAGAGGATTAAACAGCTTGGTACCCTCGCCGTTTCTGCAGTCATTGGGAACATCTTCTCCGCGATCTTGACCTTCTGCTTCGCATTAG TTGGCACTTTGTTGGGGGCCTTGACTGGAGCTTTGATAGGACAAGAAACTGAGAGTGGCTTCATTCGAGGGGCTGCTGTTGGTGCCATATCAGGAGCCGTTTTCTCCATTGAAGTGTTTGaatcctctcttgttctctggCAATCTGATGAATCTGGGATTGGTTGTGTCTTATACTTG ATTGATGTTATTGTCAGCTTACTGAGTGGGAGACTTGTGCGTGAGAGGATTGGTCCGGCCATGTTTAGTGCTGTTCAAAGTCAG ATGGGTGCTGTTGAAACCAGCTTTGATGAGGTTCAAAACATCTTTGACACCGGTGGTTCCAAAGGTTTGTCTGGAGATTTGGTTGACAAAAtccccaaaataaaaattacaactgATAACAATGTTGATGCATCTGGTGATAGAGTTTCTTGTTCAGTTTGCCTGCAG GACTTTATGCTTGGAGAGACAGTAAGAAGCTTGCCTCATTGCCATCACATGTTTCACCTACCTTGCATAGATAAGTGGCTCTTCAGACATGGTTCTTGCCCATTATGCAGAAGGGATCTGTAA
- the LOC114419492 gene encoding probable prolyl 4-hydroxylase 10 — MAKPRYSRLPPRKSSSSSTLILTLFLVFTFLVLILLALGILSIPSSSRGNLPKPNDLASIARNTIETSDSDERGEQWVEVVSWEPRAFVYHNFLTKEECEYLIDIAKPSMHKSTVVDSETGKSKDSRVRTSSGTFLARGRDKIVRNIEKKISDFTFIPVEHGEGLQVLHYEVGQKYEPHYDYFLDDFNTKNGGQRIATVLMYLTDVEEGGETVFPAAKGNFSSVPWWNELSECGKKGLSIKPKRGDALLFWSMKPDASLDPSSLHGGCPVIKGNKWSSTKWMRVSEYNA; from the exons ATGGCGAAACCAAGGTACTCTCGTCTTCCACCTCGCAAGTCATCGTCGTCTTCCACGCTGATTCTGACTCTCTTCCTGGTCTTCACCTTCCTCGTTCTCATTCTCCTCGCTCTCGGCATCCTCTCCATTCCCAGCTCCTCGCGCGGCAATTTGCCCAAACCTAACGATCTCGCATCCATCGCTCGCAACACAATCGAGAC tTCCGACAGTGACGAGAGGGGGGAGCAGTGGGTTGAAGTAGTGTCGTGGGAGCCCAGAGCCTTTGTTTATCACAATTTTCTG ACGAAGGAGGAATGCGAATATCTAATTGACATAGCAAAGCCAAGTATGCATAAGTCAACAGTTGTCGATAGTGAAACTGGAAAGAGTAAAGACAGCAG AGTGCGTACAAGCTCTGGAACTTTTCTGGCCAGAGGTCGTGATAAGATTGTCAGgaatattgagaaaaaaatttctgACTTTACTTTCATTCCTGTTG AGCATGGTGAAGGACTTCAAGTTCTGCACTATGAAGTTGGACAAAAGTATGAGCCTCACTATGACTACTTTCTTGATGATTTTAACACTAAGAATGGGGGTCAGCGTATAGCAACAGTGCTGATGTACCT TACTGATGTTGAAGAAGGGGGTGAGACAGTGTTTCCAGCTGCCAAAGGGAATTTTAGTTCTGTGCCATGGTGGAATGAGCTTTCTGAGTGTGGAAAAAAAGGACTTTCGATTAAACCAAAGAGGGGTGATGCTCTACTTTTTTGGAGTATGAAGCCAGATGCAAGTTTAGATCCATCAAGCTTACATG GTGGTTGTCCAGTGATCAAGGGTAATAAATGGTCAAGTACCAAATGGATGCGTGTCAGCGAATACAATGCTTGA